One window of the Procambarus clarkii isolate CNS0578487 chromosome 27, FALCON_Pclarkii_2.0, whole genome shotgun sequence genome contains the following:
- the LOC123762718 gene encoding low-density lipoprotein receptor, with product MNFKLFGLLLLVVAAAEAEWQCTAFQCAGEDLCIPTRYLCDGENDCIDGSDEADCTSCPEGFYQCQDSTVCIVEHYLCDGYYDCDLGDDEDSCSTAAPVCSEDQYQCFEGSCIDKQFLCDGIVDCYMSDDELECSECNEGFLCPDGRCIVDMFVCDDFEDCHRGEDEKDCPCTPTDFVCANGDCIPANYHCDGYIDCFEATDEENCDATEAPRASRPLRRRTRSQNHLLRKLETFNRKK from the exons CTGAGGCAGAGTGGCAGTGTACAGCCTTCCAGTGTGCTGGTGAGGACCTGTGTATCCCCACCCGCTACCTCTGTGACGGAGAAAACGACTGTATCGACGGAAGTGATGAGGCTGATTGTA CGTCGTGCCCCGAGGGCTTCTACCAGTGCCAGGACAGCACCGTGTGCATCGTCGAGCACTACCTCTGTGACGGCTATTATGACTGTGACTTGGGCGACGACGAAGATTCCTGCT CCACCGCGGCACCTGTGTGTTCCGAGGACCAGTACCAGTGCTTCGAGGGCTCCTGCATCGACAAGCAGTTCCTCTGTGACGGCATTGTTGACTGCTACATGAGCGACGACGAGCTGGAGTGCA GTGAGTGCAACGAAGGCTTCCTGTGTCCGGATGGTCGGTGTATCGTGGACATGTTCGTGTGTGACGACTTCGAGGACTGTCACCGTGGCGAGGACGAGAAAGACTGCC CTTGCACACCAACCGACTTCGTTTGTGCCAATGGCGACTGTATCCCAGCAAACTATCACTGTGATGGCTACATAGATTGCTTTGAGGCTACCGATGAGGAGAATTGTG ACGCGACAGAAGCACCGCGTGCCTCCAGGCCCCTCCGCCGCAGGACCCGCAGCCAGAACCACCTCCTCCGCAAGCTGGAAACTTTCAACAGGAAGAAGTAA